The DNA segment TGTAATGTTTGCTTTGTTTGTGTATTCTCCACTGGCGCATTGGACATGGCATCCGGAAGGCATGCTGTTTAAAATGGGTGTGCTTGATTTTGCAGGTGGTACAGTTGTACACATCTCTGCAGGTATGGCAGCTTTAGCAGGCGCCCTGGTGTTAAAAAGAAGAAAAAGTCACCTGGAACATAAAGAAGTTCCACCAGCAAATATTCCATATGTACTGATCGGTACAGGTTTACTCTGGTTCGGATGGTTCGGTTTCAACGCTGGCTCTGCGCTGGGTGCAAATGCTTTGGCTGTTTCTGCTTTCTTAACTACAAATATCGCTGCTGGTGCTGCTGGTTTATCCTGGATGTTCTTTGATGTTTCCAGAGGTAAAAAACCTTCGGTATTGGGCTTCTGTATTGGTGCTGTTGTTGGTTTGGTAGCCATTACACCTGGTGCCGGCTTTGTGAGTATTCCTTCCAGTATTTTCATTGGTGTAATTGCTGCGGTAATCTCTAACCTGGTTGTTTCATGGAAGCAAAAAACCTCATTGGATGATACTTTGGATGTGTTCCCTTGTCATGGTGTAGGTGGTATTGTGGGCATGTTGTTAACTGGTGTGTTCGCTACCAAAACGGTAAATCCGGCAGGTGTGGACGGATTGCTTTATGGCAATGTTGAGTTCTTCTTTACGCAGCTTAAAGGTGCCGTTATTGTGATCATATTTAGTTTTGTAATGTCATTCATCATCTTCAAACTGATTAACCTGGTGCAGCCAATCCGTGTTACTTCAGAAGAAGAAGAAGAAGGTCTGGATGCCTCTCAACATAACGAAAAATATACTCAGGGCACATTGATTGTTGCCGGTCAGGAAGTCGAAAATACCTTTTAATCAAAATTTTTAACCATCTAAATTCTCAACCTCAAACCGAAAAATTATGAAATTAAAATCCGTATTCACCTTAGCCTTACTCAGCCTGGCCTCTGCTACTTTTGCGCAAGAGACCGCAGAAGCACCTTTGCAAATTTCAGGATCAGTAGATACCTATTTTAAGTATGACTTTGCAAAAGCACCAAATATCAAAACTTATTTTGCAAACGAGCAGAATTCGGTTTCGATAGGTATGATCGATCTGGCTTTAAAAAAAACCACAGGTAAGGCATCATTTGTTGGAGAACTGTCTTTTGGACCACGGGGACAGGCCCAGTCAATTTTGCCTAGTGGGGATGGTGAGTCATTTCACATTCAGAACCTGTATGTAAACTATGCTTTTACCGATAAGTTTACAATGACTGCTGGTTATATGGGCACATTTATTGGTTATGAAGTGATATCTCCGGTAGCCAATTTCAATTATTCAACCTCTTATCTTTTTGGTGCCGGCCCTTTTCAGAATGCTGGTATTAAAGGTACTTATGCGTTCTCTGA comes from the Pedobacter heparinus DSM 2366 genome and includes:
- a CDS encoding ammonium transporter, giving the protein MAKVLFKQWGPFAVLLIIAILALFIPLLPNFDEGKYNAADVAFVLVAAALVFLMTPGLAFFYGGMVHRKNVLSTMIKSVVAAGVITVLWVVVGFSLAFGDSIGGFIGNPSTYLFFQGVNSGPAWGTIPLSLFAVFQLMFAIITPGLVVGAVAERIRFTSYILFIVMFALFVYSPLAHWTWHPEGMLFKMGVLDFAGGTVVHISAGMAALAGALVLKRRKSHLEHKEVPPANIPYVLIGTGLLWFGWFGFNAGSALGANALAVSAFLTTNIAAGAAGLSWMFFDVSRGKKPSVLGFCIGAVVGLVAITPGAGFVSIPSSIFIGVIAAVISNLVVSWKQKTSLDDTLDVFPCHGVGGIVGMLLTGVFATKTVNPAGVDGLLYGNVEFFFTQLKGAVIVIIFSFVMSFIIFKLINLVQPIRVTSEEEEEGLDASQHNEKYTQGTLIVAGQEVENTF